From a region of the Actinomycetota bacterium genome:
- the truA gene encoding tRNA pseudouridine(38-40) synthase TruA produces MHNIKIILEYNGTRYKGFQIQKDLDTIQGRLEDCLSTILGKRIKIKYSSRTDAGVHAKGQVINFITENKIDHIKLQRSMNAILPSDIVIKHIEEVENNFDSRRDAKSREYEYYILNRQFPSAFNKNYLLIDKKLNIKSMILASKYLIGKKDFKAFCKDSSEVKNTVRNVKEVEINKVGDFIVIKIIANSFIHQMVRIIVGTLIEVGLSKREPYEILQILEKKQRIFAGKVAEAKGLYLTKINY; encoded by the coding sequence GGACTAGATATAAAGGATTTCAGATTCAGAAAGATTTAGATACAATACAGGGAAGATTGGAGGATTGCCTAAGTACCATATTAGGAAAAAGAATAAAAATAAAATATTCAAGTAGAACAGATGCAGGAGTTCATGCCAAGGGACAGGTAATTAACTTTATAACAGAGAACAAGATAGATCATATTAAACTTCAAAGGTCTATGAATGCAATATTACCGAGTGATATAGTTATAAAGCACATAGAGGAGGTTGAAAATAATTTTGACTCAAGAAGGGATGCCAAAAGTAGAGAGTATGAATATTATATTTTGAATAGGCAATTTCCATCTGCATTTAATAAAAATTACTTATTAATTGATAAAAAACTTAATATTAAATCAATGATTTTAGCTTCTAAATATCTTATTGGAAAAAAAGATTTTAAAGCATTTTGCAAAGATTCATCAGAAGTTAAAAATACTGTTCGCAATGTAAAAGAAGTTGAAATTAACAAAGTAGGAGATTTCATAGTAATAAAGATAATAGCAAATTCCTTTATTCATCAAATGGTAAGAATAATTGTAGGAACCTTGATAGAAGTAGGCCTCTCTAAAAGAGAGCCTTATGAAATTTTACAAATTTTAGAAAAAAAACAGAGAATATTTGCAGGAAAGGTAGCAGAAGCGAAAGGTCTTTATTTAACCAAAATTAATTATTGA
- the rplM gene encoding 50S ribosomal protein L13: protein MKTTIIKEKDIKKDWYIIDATGKTLGRLASKVANILMGKHKVNYVPHLDVGDYIVVINADKVVLTGKKLSTKIYYKHSGYPGGLKEKVYKELMKEKPEFVFKKAVKGMLRKNKLGRKMFKKLKVYSGSKHPHQAQNLKIIDI, encoded by the coding sequence TTGAAAACAACAATCATAAAGGAAAAAGATATAAAGAAAGATTGGTATATCATTGATGCAACTGGAAAGACATTAGGAAGACTTGCCAGCAAAGTTGCTAATATTCTTATGGGAAAACATAAAGTTAACTATGTGCCACATTTAGATGTTGGTGATTATATAGTAGTAATAAATGCTGATAAGGTAGTTTTAACTGGTAAGAAATTATCTACAAAAATATATTATAAACATTCAGGTTATCCAGGTGGATTAAAAGAGAAGGTTTATAAAGAGCTGATGAAGGAAAAGCCTGAATTTGTATTTAAAAAAGCTGTAAAGGGAATGCTTCGAAAAAATAAGTTAGGTAGAAAGATGTTTAAGAAGTTGAAAGTATATTCAGGCTCCAAGCATCCCCATCAAGCTCAGAATCTAAAGATCATTGATATCTAA
- a CDS encoding phosphoglucosamine mutase, translated as MPKIFGTDGVRGIANRELTCELAFKVGFASAKKLANIGEYIVIGKDNRPSSDMLEAAVTAGICSAGINVIKFGIIPSSAIPFLIRKTSASGGVMISASHNSSEYNGIKFFTDHGFKLEEETEAEIEKEIDSINDTSLRSSGKDIGRVSNRCDLVDSYIDFLTNLYPLNLRGLKIAIDCANGVASFIAPEVYKKLGATLLVHSNEELGENINYMCGSTFPENISNIVKKTKSDIGIAFDGDGDRLIVSDEKGNILDGEFIMAIIVNFLKNEEKLKNNLLVTTVMANLGFVQALKNLGIKVITTDVGDRFVLIEMLKRGSIIGGEQSGHIILLDKYTTGDGILTSLALLNVLIKQKQPLSELSKIMKKYPQVLINVEAKDKSKLSSAKHFWEKVKELEKKLNGNGRIFVRPSGTESVIRIMVESTSEKLANSIAKQLALLINF; from the coding sequence TTGCCAAAAATTTTTGGAACAGATGGCGTAAGAGGTATAGCAAATAGAGAGTTAACATGTGAACTTGCATTTAAGGTAGGATTTGCAAGTGCTAAGAAGTTAGCTAATATAGGGGAATATATAGTTATTGGTAAGGATAATCGCCCTTCTTCAGATATGCTTGAAGCAGCTGTAACTGCTGGAATATGTTCAGCAGGTATTAATGTTATAAAATTTGGAATTATCCCTTCCTCCGCAATACCTTTCTTAATAAGAAAGACCTCTGCTAGTGGTGGAGTAATGATATCAGCTTCTCATAATTCATCTGAATATAATGGAATTAAATTTTTCACGGATCATGGTTTCAAATTAGAAGAAGAAACTGAAGCTGAAATTGAAAAAGAAATAGATAGTATAAATGATACTTCGTTAAGATCATCTGGAAAAGATATCGGGAGAGTAAGTAATAGGTGTGATTTAGTAGATAGTTATATTGATTTTTTAACAAATTTATATCCTCTAAATCTGAGGGGTTTAAAGATTGCTATAGATTGTGCAAATGGTGTTGCAAGCTTTATAGCCCCTGAAGTCTATAAGAAACTGGGCGCTACTTTATTAGTTCATAGTAATGAAGAGTTAGGTGAGAATATAAACTACATGTGTGGTTCAACATTTCCTGAAAATATAAGTAATATAGTCAAAAAGACTAAATCAGATATTGGCATTGCTTTTGATGGAGATGGCGATAGATTAATAGTTTCTGATGAAAAAGGAAATATATTAGATGGTGAATTCATAATGGCAATTATTGTGAATTTTCTGAAGAATGAAGAAAAGCTTAAAAATAACTTACTTGTTACAACAGTAATGGCTAATTTAGGATTTGTTCAAGCTTTGAAAAATTTAGGAATTAAGGTTATAACCACAGATGTTGGTGACCGCTTTGTACTAATAGAAATGCTGAAGAGAGGTTCAATAATTGGTGGGGAACAATCAGGACATATAATATTGCTGGATAAATATACAACTGGAGATGGAATATTAACTTCTTTAGCACTACTTAATGTTTTAATTAAGCAAAAACAGCCACTTTCTGAACTTTCCAAAATTATGAAAAAATATCCACAAGTTTTGATAAATGTGGAAGCGAAAGATAAATCAAAACTATCCTCAGCTAAGCATTTTTGGGAAAAAGTTAAAGAACTTGAAAAGAAACTTAATGGAAATGGAAGAATCTTTGTAAGACCTTCAGGTACAGAATCAGTTATAAGGATAAT
- the rpsI gene encoding 30S ribosomal protein S9 yields MDKLVYKATGRRKTSVARVRIIPGEGKFNINGRSLDEYFPQKAFKETALKPLILTQTEFQFDIIVNVNGGGISSQSGAIAHGISRALLEANADYRQLLKKEGLLTRDPRMKERKKYGLKKARKAPQYSKR; encoded by the coding sequence TTGGATAAACTAGTATATAAAGCTACAGGTAGGAGAAAAACATCTGTTGCAAGGGTGAGAATAATACCAGGTGAGGGTAAATTCAATATAAATGGAAGAAGTTTAGATGAGTATTTTCCACAAAAAGCTTTTAAAGAAACAGCTTTAAAACCCTTAATTCTTACCCAGACAGAATTTCAATTCGATATTATTGTAAATGTTAATGGAGGGGGGATATCAAGTCAATCAGGTGCAATTGCTCATGGAATATCAAGAGCATTGCTTGAAGCTAATGCGGATTACAGACAACTACTTAAAAAAGAAGGACTATTAACCAGAGATCCAAGGATGAAAGAAAGAAAAAAATATGGTTTAAAGAAAGCAAGGAAAGCCCCCCAATACTCTAAGAGATAA